GAGAGCTATTCAGGTGGTCCTGGTGTGTTAGCTAAGCTTGGGTCTATAGCAAAGTCCTTATTATAGCAAAGTCCTTATAATTTGCGTGTCTCGTAATAGTTTTAGAGGTCCTTTTCCATAGGTTTGAAAATTCTTAACTGCTTTTAATTTATCCTCAACAAGTCCTGTAACTCTTAGCATTTAAGCATTTGTGCATCTCCTCTGTATGAAGCATTACACACATTTCAAAGGGGGAACAGAACAGTACACTAGTTAAAGAGACTTATTATAAAAGGGGATAAGCTAGGTTAACAGTGCGGAAGTAGAAAGCATTAACCGTTGAACACTTATCATGCCAGTTACTGTGCCAAAGGTACAACTGAAGAGAAAGATATGGGCCTTAATTGAGTGTATTATGTGGGGGAGAAAGCGAACGTAATTCAGGGTCATAAATGCTAGACAGCATAAAGGGCCATGAAAGGGCTAGCTCCAGATGAACAAAAAAATCTTCATCTGGTATCTAAGAAGTTCTTGAACCCAGACTTGTAGGAAATCTACTTACAGAGAGGAAGAATGGCCCATGCGGCAGAAGTCCCTTTTGGGGGAACACTGACCTCTGATACTGCTGTGGTCACATTGATCCCTACAGAGGAATAAAAGGAATCAGTTTAGAAGGATCTGTATTCAGACTTAGAAATTTACCCATCAGGTAAGGAGCCAAAACCTTTGCATCCAATATTGATGTTCAGTATCTACTACAATTGAACACCAGGAACAACTGTGGCTTAGAAGTATTTGAGTCACATGCTGTAGTAGCCATTTCACTGACAGTTCTCTACTAGAAACCTTTAAGATCAGTCAGGAAAAGATATGCAAGTTTTAAGTCTTTGGTGTTTAAATATAGGTTACCAATTGGGGCAGAAATAGTAGTTAAAGGCTGCATTAATTATTGAAGCTATAGATACAAAGAGTGTGGCTGTTAGTTGAGATTAACAGTTTGCAGTACTGAACTCAATACCTCCAGGAACTAGTCCACTAGTTGGTGAAATTTCTGTTGTGTTCGTATCTTTTGTCTCACTGTAAGTCACAGTAGTTGCAGTACCTGAATTATAAAAACCAAGAACCTGGTTAATGCCAAGGTTCCAGCATGGCTAGCTGTTTTGTCCAGACAAGCCATgtaaaaggttattttaaaacCAGGTAAAATAGACAAACCACTGCTGAACTAAGTTGTACAGCTGATGTGTCAAAATTGAAATAGCAATCTTCATGCAAAAAAGAGATACATGAAACTTTGGGAAGAACAGTCGGTGTTTGGAATTTGACAATTCAAAATGATGGACAACCATATTTTATCCCTCTAAACAACATCCCGTGTTCCTGGAAACTATGAGAAATGTTCTCAAGATGCTCTGGTATACCAGGCATACCAGACTGTCTTGCAACTAATTTCTTGGTAAACTGAGCTAATCCCTGCCTGACCATGAATTACGCTAATAAAAACCTCATCAGCCTCACCATACAAGCTCCTTGATCACACAAATGACATTAATTTGCCACTTAATCAAAAGTTAAGAACAGAAGACTAAACGCAAATTCAGCTTAAGTGTTATTTTAGGGTAGAGTCACCCACTGAGGCAATGAGGTTTCTGTAACCATGGCCTTCCTTAAGCATAATTTCTGTCCTCCTCCTTttgaggaaaaatgttaaggCCTCGTTTAATTACCTGCAAGTTGGCTAGCTCAGTGCTGTTAAGGGACTAGGTACAAATTAGTGTAAGGTATGTTGACACTTTAGTCTCCTATAAACTCATTTAATGTTGAAATGGGTTAAAGTCAGTTCTAAAGAAATGACATGATAACCCGGCATACAACAATAGCAGGTATCTTCTCAAATCTATTCAAAGAATTAGCTAAAACAGAATTCTTAAAAAATCCAAGCTTGTGTCTTATGATATTGCTTGTTGTAGGTTCTACTTGTGGTTGAAACACAAAATGCCTTACTTTGACAGTCTCGGCCATTTTCCTCTACATTGTACCCATTGGGACAGGAACAGGTATATTTTGGAGAGTGATCATTAATCTGTGGTGCTGGCAGGCATAGGTATTCACATCCTCCATTCTCCATGTCTTCTTCACACCAATTTTTACctagtcaggaaaaaaaaaataccattaaaatgGGTATTCCAGTGCCTAGTATATATAAAGCCTTGTTCTACATGTTGAAGACCTGAGTCCTTGCCCCCAAGAGCTTAAACTTGTCTACTCTGCCAATCCTTCAAGTGAGAGCAATATCAAGGAAGAATAAGTATAAAGGTACAGGCACCATGCTCTAAGGACACCAGATAAGGGACCTCTTGGAGATAAGACTGTAAAAGTTATGCCTTTAAGAGATAGATGCCAAAAGAGGAGGCGGGGAAGGGAGGTGAGGGACCAGGACTGGCTCTCACTATTTGCCCGAGGTTTAGCGTGAAGGCTCAGAAAAAGGAGACTAGGCATGTTCTCCTGGTTTTCTCTTGACTTGCTCCAACAAAGTGGAAGGAAACTCAGCCTTAGGAAGGTTTGAAGGTTTTATTTAGCTAGAACCAGCCAAGTGTTTTCAGCAGGAGATAATATAACCCGATGTGTTTGAGAATCTACACAATCCTATATCAGGTGTGTCACAGGGGGAAAGTAGGTGTTATGAGTTGAATGGTGTTcctccctaaaattcatatattgaagtcctagtacctcagaatgtgatcttatttggagatATTGAGGATAGGatatttacagaggtaatcaagttaaaatgaggtcattaaggtGGGCTCTAAGCCAATATGACTGTTATtacagctcaggcctgtaattccagcactttaggaggcaggcagattactttgggtcaggagttcgagaccagtctggccaacatggtgaaaccccatctctactaaagatacaaagtttagctggacgtggtggctcactcctgtagtctcagctactcgggaggctgaggcaggagaattgcttgaacacaggaggtggaggttgcagtgagccgagattgtgccactgcactccagcctgggtgacagagcaagagtcagtctccaaaaaaaagaaaaagaaagcaagaaagctgGACACGAGCATatacagagggaagatgatgtgaagagacAAAGGGGGAAGAGCACCATCAACAGACCAAgaagaggcctggaacagacccttccctcacagccctcaagAGGCACCAACCCTCctggcaccttgatttcagacttctgtcctccagaattttgagacaataaatttctgtttaaggCAGTTTGTGGTACTTCATTGCAAAAATCCTAGCAAACTAACAGTAGAGAAAGCTTGTAGCACAAAAGCTACAAGCTTTTGTAGCTTTTGGAGGCTACTGCAATAGTCTTGGCAAGAGGGGCTGAAGGCCAAGGGGACATgaatgaaacagaaatgaaagctCTGACACTGAGGCTTGGGAGGAAAGCTAGGAGCTGAAGTTGAGAAGCCATTTCTCTAAggcagcagaaataaaaaaataacatgtGAAATGTTTAAGGTAGGGTACAGGAGGGCAAAAGTTCCCTTTTAAAGAAAACTGAGTTGCCAAAAGCTACTGACATCCAGCAGGTTCTGTGTCATGCTGCTTCCCTTAAAGCAGTTATTAAGGACTGTGCTTCTCCACGGTACCTGATGGCTGTACAAGTTCATGATAGACAATGATGTCTTGGGCATCATTCAGGTTGTTGACTAGAGTGGCTAGCTCTGATCCAGTGAATTTATTGGCACCATAGACTGCTTCATTTTCCCCATCTATCCAGTAGACACGATCCTAAAACAGAAGCCCACAATTAGCATGTACCTCCAGGATGAACACAAGTCCATTTCTAAGGTCATCATCATTTACTTCTCATTTAATGGACTAAGTTTACTGAATGCTGAACGGGGACACTGGATATAAAACTGTAAAAGAATCAAGTTTAGGTTTGGAGTGCTTCTGGGAATTAGTGTCTAATTTGTACCAGGTTTTAAGTGAAAGCAGTTTCTCAAGCCATGTTCAGCTGCTCTTCCCTCCTCCCGCTATGTCTGTTATTTCTTCTCAAAGTGATATAGTAGCTCCAAGGTACACACTTTGATGTGAGACACATCTTACCTCAAATATTGTTAGTGCAAGAGGATGAGCTAGGAACTCCAGAGACTTTAGTACTATCCTACGATCCTGGCCATTCAAGTCCACGCTGGATAACATGTGCAACTTAGAATCAAGCCAATAGAGGCGACTTTTTATAAGGTCTAGGTAGGAAAAGAATTGTCATTACATGACAAGCCACTACTACTCTGGCttccatttaaaatatctaatGAATTAATCATCTACTTTCATGGTTCTTTCCCCAGCAGGGTTTCTTAACAGGGGTCACACAAACCTTGTGAAGCAGCATGCAGAGCCTGTATCCACATTCATTTTTGGGGACTAACAGGGTACCTGAGATTCTCAAAGCAAATGACTTAAGAAATATTACTCAcattacagaaaatattaaaagaggcTACCATTTTGTTGTTCTCCTCCAAAAAGCCAGAAGAAAACTGTTAAAAGCCTGCAATTCAGGAAATGCTAAGGCACTCATGCCCAGAATATTTAGTATGAGTGCACCCAAGACCCAACGTTCACTGAATTTGTGTCACATATTAGGCCCAGCTGGACAACAGGCCAGTAATTATGGAATGTGTAATTTGTTAATCCACCATTTTACTTGTGTTGTTCAGTTACTCCCATTGAAAATTCCTGCTAGAATTTAGGCGGAAGCAGTAGAGTCATCTGCTAGTCCAGAATTCACCATGGAGATAAATGGAAACACAGTTGAGTGGGTGGTCGAGAAGGAAGAACATACATACCAAGTGTAATTCCGTTAGGCCACTGGATATCCGCTGTCACCAGTGGACGTCTATCGAATCCATTCATTCCTGCTTTTTCTATTTTAGCTGGTTCACCCCAGTCTGACCAGTAAACAAAGCtgtgaaaaattaaatgagaaataagcCTCAGTGGTTTAGAAGGAATAAAGTTGTAGTAGctggaaacaaaaatttaaaatttgagcaGAAAACTCAAGGCATTCTCTAGTGACAAATAGTAACACTTAAGGGTTTAAATTATGTTCTaggtaaataaaattgaatattaaGAATCTACAAGCTCATTGTTAACTATAATAATCTATGTTTGTCTGACATTTAAATTTCAGCCCAAAGTCACAAggttatgtttcctttttaaaaggtcAGTTCTTTCAGAGGAGTGCAAGACGAACATCCTTCAAATTTCATAGCAGGGGTTGGCTGACTGAGTTCTAATGAGGCTGCACGGGGGCCAGTTGTGATGACGACTACAGCCTTAGTCAACTTCCTAAGCTGCTCTTCTATGTTACTTAGTGGCAATTTACAGAACCCCCTTAGTGAAATGTTTCTAGAAAGGTCTGTTTATTTCTGCTGGACTTTCAGACAACTTGCACACTTAGATGCAATGTGGTTACCCAAATCCTCACAATTCAGGCTGTCATTTAGGTTTGATCATCCAGAGCTAGCCCAGCAAAGCATTcagtcaaaaattaaaaaaatcacttgcGTAGAAACTGGGTGGACAAAAGGGTTCAGATACAGCTTTTGGTACACACATCAAATCAGGAATGTTAATTCATTAATGTCAACCAGCAATCAGTCATACGAGAGTCAGACAGGAGGACCTGTCATATAGATAAGGACATCCCAGGGTCACTCAACTGGGGCAAAACTGATATCTTAAATTAGAATTCTAATTCTTTCTTTGTTGCAGAAGGCTCATAAACCTTGAGATTTTAGTACTAATTCAGGTATGAGAAAGCTCCTGACCTACACAGATACCATTCCAAAGGCTATGTGATGGAAAACAGACTACAAACCCAGACAGTGGGTCCACAGCTATGGAGGCAGGCTCTCGCAAGTCAGAGTTAAACAGGAACTTCCTCTTGGTTCCATCTAGGGTAGCTACTGAAATAGTCTTAGAAGCCGCATCAGTCCAGTAGATGGTCTTGTACACCCAATCAACAGCAATGGCTGCAGGATTATAGACATTGTCGATCATTTTAATATGTCTACCAACCTTGTCATCAATTGAGGCACTGAAACAGAATAGGTCACAAGAAATTTAAGAGTTTGACACAATTAGAGCTTGGAGAATGGACTTTTTGCTTACAAAATGGTCAATGACTTTGTTCAGAAAGAAATCTAGTTAACACCACAGCTCACCACTCAAATTATTTAACCATGCTGCTTACTGATCCTAAATTAATAATGCTGTAGATTATCTAGTTGCTGGTATGTATTCTATACACAAGAACAACAAATTTCTAAGTGAAGCTATTTGTTTCAGCATCCATCATCTGAGTTTCTATAGTTCCCATTAAGAAAAGGCTGTACTACCATTTCTATTTGTAGCAACAATGAACAGTTCTCAATTAActgtagagaaaagggagaaaatataaaaaatatgaaagatgtCATCTTTTACTTCATAGACAATTGTTAGTTTCTAATTAGGAAGTGATAACAGTTTAATAAAGAATTAGCATTAGATTTAATGTCCCCAGGTAATTCGATGCTAGATGGGGCTAGACACAAAGGAAACTCCTCCGAACTATCCCACAGATCACTTCCCAAGTGACAATGACTTATGTCAAGACACCACAAAAGGAACTGAAAGTTACCTGAAGATAGCCTTTTGGCTTAGATCAGCCCAGAATAGTTTCTGAGCAGCAATGTCAGCATCGAGAGCCACAGTGTTTCTTAGCTGTTCAACTAGTTGGATATATTCTTTCCTCTCTAAGCCAATCTTCCTGATGTCTCTTCGATTAGTGAAGATCAGACTTGGCTCTTTGCCTGCAAGATGGAAGTCAGGGTTACTTAGTTTTGCTTTAAGAAGGCAAGGTCTTTCTAAACCACCTCCTCCCAGCAGAGGAGCACTTAGAAAATAAAGGTATTGTGGAATACCTCAGTAGTATCTGTTCTGGAGCTCCTGCCCCTGGGACCTGCAAGTGCTTCCTACAGTTTAGGAAGGCAGTCGTGGGGTTACAGCCTTCAAGAACAGGGTGAGTGATGAATAAGTCACTTATTTGAGTTGGACTCAAGTTTTGGAAACAGAGCATGCAAACCTGGTAGGTATTCATGGTATCATATACAAAAGGAATGATCAAGGTAGATATCTAGGGGAGAGATCTGCTATTTGACCTATACTGCTGTATTATGAGGTTAGCAGCATTGTTCTCAAGTACAATTTCATGTTTAGTTTGACTATTGTAGTCACTGGCTGTACCTTTTAGAGGCACTTACTCTTAAAGGTACAATAGCCATACCAGTCCAAGTTCATTTACCTACTGCCTTGCACACGCCAGTAGCAAGATCCATTTGATAGCCACGACTACATTCACACTTGTAACCGCCTTTTAAGTTGATACAAATTTGACTGCAGATTCCTGGATTTTGGCATTCATCAATATCTAGGAGGGAAATCAGAATTAGTCTTGCTGCTCCTATACCTTACTAGGTACCTACTATCCTTTCCCATCACCTGCAGGGTCCAGGTTTTCTTCTTAGACTCACCTCCACAGGTTTTCCTATCTATCAGTTCAAACCCAGCTGCACAGTCACACTCGTAGCCTATAACTAGGTCTTTGCAGATATGAGAACATCCACCATTATTTACCAAGCATTCGTTTATATCTGGAATAAAAATGTAGTAGTCACTTGACAACTTATTTTCAATTAATATCTTTCACATTTAAAACCCAGGCTATTTGTGATAACTTATCTAGTTGGCCTGGTCAAACCTATGATTTGTCTAAGAcctaatcatttattttataggTATATATTTCAGGGTGGATTATCTAACTCCTTGGCAAGTTACCAGTTGGTCAAGCATTTAGTCAAGTTTCTATATTGATGATCAGTTATCTTTAAGgaggttaaactataaactagtttgggccgggcgcggtggctcatgcctgtaatcccagcactttggaaggccgaggcgggtggatcacgaggtcaggagttcaagaccagcctggccaacaaggtgaaaccctgtctctactaaaaatacaaaaaaaaaaaaaaattagccgggtgtggtggtgggtgcctatagtcccagctactcaggaggctgaggcagaacaactgcttgaacccgggaggcagaggttgcagtgagccgagattgcatcattgcactccagcctgggcaacaagagtggaactccatctcaaaaaaaaaaaaaaaacaacaaaaactataaacTAGTTTGTCCTACCTGGGCTTTTAAGTCATAAAGTTTCACTCTGAAGTCTACAATTGAACTTCAGTACATTCAAAAGTTTAACTAGCCATCACGGGGGGTCCACACAGTGTTAGCTATACTGGATTGTATCAAACTTCCAGGATCTGTACTTGAACAACAAGTACACTTACGACACTCTTTCAGGGGCTCATCACTCCAGTCCCTGCAGTCCTGCTCCTGGTTACATACTTTGCTGATATCTATGCATTCTCCACTTCTGCACTTGAATTTTCCAGGGCCCAAGCACTGATTGActacaaagagaaacaaagaagagaGATTCCATGAGTGGGTCTGGTCAGAGCAATCCATTGCTTAACCAACAAGAAGAAACCCTTACCATTTTTGCAGTTGACTTCATCGGAACCATCGACACAGTCTCGGATACCATTACACTGCCTGCTGCCATGGATGCAGCTGCCATCCTCACATTCAAATTGGTCAGGTCGGCAAGTTCGAGAGGCTACAAAGGGAGGAAACACCATGGAATGAAGCCAGCAAATTGTCCCAGTTGATACAAGGAAGAGAACTGAACATGCCATGCTAGAAAGCTACTTACGACAGTTGACCTCATCACTGCCATCCTTGCAGTCAGGGTCCCCATCACATCGCCACTTCTTATGGATGCACTCGCCAGAGCCGCACTGGATTTCGCTGGCTGGACACTTGGTGTGTATAACTGGCTGACGGCCACACTGCTCCAGGGACTCATCAGACTGGTCGGAGCAGTCTGCATCATCGTCGCATACCCAGCTGATGGGGATGCAGGAGGAGGTGCTGCACTGGAACTCATGGGCGCCACAGGTTGGCGGGGCACAGTCCAGCTCATCACTGCCATCGCTGCAGTCATCCTGGCCATTGCATACAAAGTTCCTGGAGATGCAGCGGCCACTGGAGCAGGTGAACTCGTCGGGACTACATGTTATATTGCCTATTAAGAGAGAGGATGCCCCATTGAAAATGCATCAAGATTGGTCCGTTCAAGATTCTTGTCCCAAAATCTAATACATTGATCTTTATTCATTAATCCTAACTTACTAGCCCAACTTAAAGGctacaatggaattaaatcaagaaCTTTTGTACAGTCTCATTGTACAAAAAAATGAAGGCACACAATaaataagaacagaaataaagaacCAAGAAAATGGTTGAAGACTGGaaattaatttgagatgagaACCACAATTGACTCTAAAAGTGGCCATCATAAATAACAAACTGTAACAAGGGATTTCAatttggaaggcagagattgagtTGTCCTTGAATCAACATACTGCTTGTCAGATCTTATCACTAGTTGAGAATATCATGCAACGTAATACTCACAACAAGCATTAAGACTTTGTCACCAAAAGAGGTGAACCACATACCACCATACATGGTTCCTCTTTTTGGTCCTTTAAATAAGGATCAGGAATAACAAGTCTTAAACactttccattttgaaaaagtcACTGCCAGGGCTATAATCACCATTTAACAATCAGGTATGCTGACAATGATAAGCTAGTCCTACTAGCCAATTGGTACTTTGACTTAAATTCCTGCCAAATGTTTCAAGGTCACAATTTGGTGGCAATTAGAATAGAGACCACGACTCTCTTGGGAAGCAAAGTCTAGATTTATAAGGGAAACACTTGGCAGCACCAGGGCTTACCAATACAGAAAACCCAATTCTAGGATTGAACACTAAAACTCATTGGACTAGGTGCAGTGGTATTGACCTCAGGAGGCGACTTCTACGCACAAGATTGGTGTTTCAACTGTAAGTGCCTTGAGCTCCCTTGACTACTACCATATCAGGAGGCCCATGCTTGTCAGACTTGGGAGCTGTAGGTTTTAGAGGCCCTATAAAAAGGGCAGTAGCTTGAAAGAACATTCAAAGCACTGTTTGTTCAACCTAGTGATTTTCCCAGGCCCTCACCTTCAACATGCAgcattttattaaagattttccAAGACCAGAAACATGAAAGAATAGGAAGCAGAGTTAGCTTTCAGAGACAGGAACTGCAACAGGAGACAAAGGTATCACCAGTTGGGTAGACTTTTCTTTGGGTATCTGAGGCAAGATGTTAATTCAtgcttctgtgtcttttttttttttttttccctgggaaAGTTATGCCAGAATCTAGTTCATGGGCAAAGAAATGCTTGTATAATACTCAAATAATTTATTCCAATAACCCAATCAAATTTAGACCTATGAATGTGTTTGCCAACCCTACTCACACCTTCTAATTTTATTGTGCCAAAGTGCAAAAGACACATGAATTACTGTCAAAACAAAAGCCCACACAATTGCTGCTTCCCTGAGCTACTTCTATATATAAGTGCCTTCAATGACTTACCTTCTTATTTCTATTTGCCTAAAAGAAACACCAAGCAATGGTCAATTGCCACATGAATGTCTTTTAGGGTTTTAGGGCAGTTATGAAGGACAAGTAATTGAGCAGATAGTGAAGTCACTGAAAAGTGAGTCAATGTCAGTGCGTCTTCAGGCTTAGGTTAGTTTCCCCTGCCCACCCTTCCTTTAGGAAAAGGGTCTTTGGGTTACGTCACTCAACACTGATCTTCTTACCACAGTTTTCTTCATCTTCTCCACTGTCACAATCATTTTCACCATCACATCTCCAGGACACTGGGATACACTGAGTAGAATGGGCGCCACAGCTGATTTCATTTATGCGGCATGTTCTCATATCTGTTGATGATATACAGTCTCAAAAGAGCCTCAGAACTGATCAATGCAAAGCTGCTGCTCCTGTGCTGCCTGGAAGCGCTAATACCTGTGACTCAGTAGCCTGGCACACTGGTGAAATTCTACTAACTGGCTGAAGCCCGGGGAGCTCTTTCATCAGCTCCACTCCTTAGAAGCTGTGCCAACCTATGCTACCTGGCAGTGTACGTGACAGCTTTGACCACGTCACTCCTTCAAGGTCCCATTGCGTGCTGAGTTCTGGCTTTTGTTTTACTTGGCGTGGTGAAGTTTATTGGCTGGCCTGCTCCTAGACCACTATTTATCTGTTGGATGTCAAGTGGGCACACCCAGATATTGTCATCTAATCTCAAATACATGAAAAGTCAGATGGTCAAACACCTACAAAATCTTCTGTTGCCTAGATTCCTCTACGGGCCTCCTTCACAACGTCCTTTAGATTGACATCTTGCAAAGTAGAAGCATGCCCTAATGCTTGACTTGAC
This portion of the Pan troglodytes isolate AG18354 chromosome 11, NHGRI_mPanTro3-v2.0_pri, whole genome shotgun sequence genome encodes:
- the VLDLR gene encoding very low-density lipoprotein receptor isoform X4; amino-acid sequence: MLVAPGNCKYPPGARPVSGEAVAIATIVASALTAAAAACSAGGCREGTVMTVGSAQLLRRQVPWIRKLGQAPGIGGEGGARANQRPPRAPVSARPKRGAAGPLEQSGWRRPRPRPRSLTRAHTRTLPARAPGCPARVRGARRGKGGLKPPRSRPPAAPPVDHSPSRPLPAPHPALQPPPLWVLRYRLLSVLSSLLLSAPHPLSLPSSPLASPPLQRLHYFLPAGSACTAAAARGGGWVGGWVGGEEIVQVVGEGVPSSSPLPSPPNSFPLLLPLSPPRPHLLPPFGRAGNLLCGANGGGGTIQAGTMGTSALWALWLLLALCWAPRESGATGTGRKAKCEPSQFQCTNGRCITLLWKCDGDEDCVDGSDEKNCVKKTCAESDFVCNNGQCVPSRWKCDGDPDCEDGSDESPEQCRNITCSPDEFTCSSGRCISRNFVCNGQDDCSDGSDELDCAPPTCGAHEFQCSTSSCIPISWVCDDDADCSDQSDESLEQCGRQPVIHTKCPASEIQCGSGECIHKKWRCDGDPDCKDGSDEVNCPSRTCRPDQFECEDGSCIHGSRQCNGIRDCVDGSDEVNCKNVNQCLGPGKFKCRSGECIDISKVCNQEQDCRDWSDEPLKECHINECLVNNGGCSHICKDLVIGYECDCAAGFELIDRKTCGDIDECQNPGICSQICINLKGGYKCECSRGYQMDLATGVCKAVGKEPSLIFTNRRDIRKIGLERKEYIQLVEQLRNTVALDADIAAQKLFWADLSQKAIFSASIDDKVGRHIKMIDNVYNPAAIAVDWVYKTIYWTDAASKTISVATLDGTKRKFLFNSDLREPASIAVDPLSGFVYWSDWGEPAKIEKAGMNGFDRRPLVTADIQWPNGITLDLIKSRLYWLDSKLHMLSSVDLNGQDRRIVLKSLEFLAHPLALTIFEDRVYWIDGENEAVYGANKFTGSELATLVNNLNDAQDIIVYHELVQPSGKNWCEEDMENGGCEYLCLPAPQINDHSPKYTCSCPNGYNVEENGRDCQSTATTVTYSETKDTNTTEISPTSGLVPGGINVTTAVSEVSVPPKGTSAAWAILPLLLLVMAAVGGYLMWRNWQHKNMKSMNFDNPVYLKTTEEDLSIDIGRHSASVGHTYPAISVVSTDDDLA
- the VLDLR gene encoding very low-density lipoprotein receptor isoform X5, translated to MLVAPGNCKYPPGARPVSGEAVAIATIVASALTAAAAACSAGGCREGTVMTVGSAQLLRRQVPWIRKLGQAPGIGGEGGARANQRPPRAPVSARPKRGAAGPLEQSGWRRPRPRPRSLTRAHTRTLPARAPGCPARVRGARRGKGGLKPPRSRPPAAPPVDHSPSRPLPAPHPALQPPPLWVLRYRLLSVLSSLLLSAPHPLSLPSSPLASPPLQRLHYFLPAGSACTAAAARGGGWVGGWVGGEEIVQVVGEGVPSSSPLPSPPNSFPLLLPLSPPRPHLLPPFGRAGNLLCGANGGGGTIQAGTMGTSALWALWLLLALCWAPRESGATGTGRKAKCEPSQFQCTNGRCITLLWKCDGDEDCVDGSDEKNCVKKTCAESDFVCNNGQCVPSRWKCDGDPDCEDGSDESPEQCRNITCSPDEFTCSSGRCISRNFVCNGQDDCSDGSDELDCAPPTCGAHEFQCSTSSCIPISWVCDDDADCSDQSDESLEQCGRQPVIHTKCPASEIQCGSGECIHKKWRCDGDPDCKDGSDEVNCPSRTCRPDQFECEDGSCIHGSRQCNGIRDCVDGSDEVNCKNVNQCLGPGKFKCRSGECIDISKVCNQEQDCRDWSDEPLKECHINECLVNNGGCSHICKDLVIGYECDCAAGFELIDRKTCGDIDECQNPGICSQICINLKGGYKCECSRGYQMDLATGVCKAVGKEPSLIFTNRRDIRKIGLERKEYIQLVEQLRNTVALDADIAAQKLFWADLSQKAIFSASIDDKVGRHIKMIDNVYNPAAIAVDWVYKTIYWTDAASKTISVATLDGTKRKFLFNSDLREPASIAVDPLSGFVYWSDWGEPAKIEKAGMNGFDRRPLVTADIQWPNGITLDLIKSRLYWLDSKLHMLSSVDLNGQDRRIVLKSLEFLAHPLALTIFEDRVYWIDGENEAVYGANKFTGSELATLVNNLNDAQDIIVYHELVQPSGKNWCEEDMENGGCEYLCLPAPQINDHSPKYTCSCPNGYNVEENGRDCQRINVTTAVSEVSVPPKGTSAAWAILPLLLLVMAAVGGYLMWRNWQHKNMKSMNFDNPVYLKTTEEDLSIDIGRHSASVGHTYPAISVVSTDDDLA
- the VLDLR gene encoding very low-density lipoprotein receptor isoform X7; the protein is MGTSALWALWLLLALCWAPRESGATGTGRKAKCEPSQFQCTNGRCITLLWKCDGDEDCVDGSDEKNCVKKTCAESDFVCNNGQCVPSRWKCDGDPDCEDGSDESPEQCHMRTCRINEISCGAHSTQCIPVSWRCDGENDCDSGEDEENCGNITCSPDEFTCSSGRCISRNFVCNGQDDCSDGSDELDCAPPTCGAHEFQCSTSSCIPISWVCDDDADCSDQSDESLEQCGRQPVIHTKCPASEIQCGSGECIHKKWRCDGDPDCKDGSDEVNCPSRTCRPDQFECEDGSCIHGSRQCNGIRDCVDGSDEVNCKNVNQCLGPGKFKCRSGECIDISKVCNQEQDCRDWSDEPLKECHINECLVNNGGCSHICKDLVIGYECDCAAGFELIDRKTCGDIDECQNPGICSQICINLKGGYKCECSRGYQMDLATGVCKAVGKEPSLIFTNRRDIRKIGLERKEYIQLVEQLRNTVALDADIAAQKLFWADLSQKAIFSASIDDKVGRHIKMIDNVYNPAAIAVDWVYKTIYWTDAASKTISVATLDGTKRKFLFNSDLREPASIAVDPLSGFVYWSDWGEPAKIEKAGMNGFDRRPLVTADIQWPNGITLDLIKSRLYWLDSKLHMLSSVDLNGQDRRIVLKSLEFLAHPLALTIFEDRVYWIDGENEAVYGANKFTGSELATLVNNLNDAQDIIVYHELVQPSGKNWCEEDMENGGCEYLCLPAPQINDHSPKYTCSCPNGYNVEENGRDCQSTATTVTYSETKDTNTTEISPTSGLVPGGINVTTAVSEVSVPPKGTSAAWAILPLLLLVMAAVGGYLMWRNWQHKNMKSMNFDNPVYLKTTEEDLSIDIGRHSASVGHTYPAISVVSTDDDLA
- the VLDLR gene encoding very low-density lipoprotein receptor isoform X8 — its product is MVLPPLPGGGLGRRQRAKTCAAASGAPLEAQGVWERTVGEGRKAKCEPSQFQCTNGRCITLLWKCDGDEDCVDGSDEKNCVKKTCAESDFVCNNGQCVPSRWKCDGDPDCEDGSDESPEQCHMRTCRINEISCGAHSTQCIPVSWRCDGENDCDSGEDEENCGNITCSPDEFTCSSGRCISRNFVCNGQDDCSDGSDELDCAPPTCGAHEFQCSTSSCIPISWVCDDDADCSDQSDESLEQCGRQPVIHTKCPASEIQCGSGECIHKKWRCDGDPDCKDGSDEVNCPSRTCRPDQFECEDGSCIHGSRQCNGIRDCVDGSDEVNCKNVNQCLGPGKFKCRSGECIDISKVCNQEQDCRDWSDEPLKECHINECLVNNGGCSHICKDLVIGYECDCAAGFELIDRKTCGDIDECQNPGICSQICINLKGGYKCECSRGYQMDLATGVCKAVGKEPSLIFTNRRDIRKIGLERKEYIQLVEQLRNTVALDADIAAQKLFWADLSQKAIFSASIDDKVGRHIKMIDNVYNPAAIAVDWVYKTIYWTDAASKTISVATLDGTKRKFLFNSDLREPASIAVDPLSGFVYWSDWGEPAKIEKAGMNGFDRRPLVTADIQWPNGITLDLIKSRLYWLDSKLHMLSSVDLNGQDRRIVLKSLEFLAHPLALTIFEDRVYWIDGENEAVYGANKFTGSELATLVNNLNDAQDIIVYHELVQPSGKNWCEEDMENGGCEYLCLPAPQINDHSPKYTCSCPNGYNVEENGRDCQRINVTTAVSEVSVPPKGTSAAWAILPLLLLVMAAVGGYLMWRNWQHKNMKSMNFDNPVYLKTTEEDLSIDIGRHSASVGHTYPAISVVSTDDDLA